Proteins from a single region of Takifugu rubripes chromosome 4, fTakRub1.2, whole genome shotgun sequence:
- the msh6 gene encoding DNA mismatch repair protein Msh6 yields MAKQSSLFNFFTKSPPPVSKPKPSPSPAEADLPSSVANSNSSPKEQAKETQQQKKAKTGGLAQKNNPKPVKLGFNKLFGDKAPATKQTSQCPFNAGALVWAKLEGHPWWPCMVVPQPLSGQQMRGRGRDQRIHVHFFDEPPTRGWVSTKYVREYRGSDSSDAKPGGLFFCGKPVIQQAMKLADEVMSDSPDERLTMPLCVDPSDEEGEEEMEVDKSTISEEEFSEEEQEPENEKSMKGSRRSSRASAIKGNKSKRRRIIEASDSDESDDEFKPEQAASSSEDEEEGAAVSSEEEGMAQETEEDSPVKPTKRKRPAGKPAPTKAKVPLTPSNPPKRAPAAVSADTKSRLSAFSAPESFESQASGSGVEGEATVWDHEKLEWLRDGRRKDGGRRRQGCEDYDPSTLYVPEDFLNRITPGMRRWWQLKSKMFDTVIFYKVGKFYELYHMDAVIGVNELGLTFMKGTWAHSGFPEIGFGRFSDGLVQKGYKVARVEQTETPEMMEARCKAMAKPTKFDRVVRREVCRIITRGTQTFSVLDGAPSESQSKFLLSLKEKAEEESSGRSRTYGVCFVDTSVGYFHVGQFPDDRHCSRLRTLIAHHSPAEVLFEKGNPSVETRKILKASLSSALQEGLSAGTQFWDAQKTLKTLSEEDYFREGADKGQAGGNNSPPPLLKQMTSESDALGLTPKDGYDLALSALGGCIFYLKKCLVDQELLSMANFEEYVPVDVEMEKAAGPASFFAQTRQRMVVDGVTLANLEIFQNGSGGSEGTLLERLDTCCTLFGKRLLKQWLCAPLCNPLSIKDRLDAVEDLMGLQAQAGEVSDLLKKLPDLERLLSKIHGIGTPLKGQDHPDSRAVLYEEVTYSKRKIADFLSALEGFKTMQEIISVLASVSGDCQSTLLRQVVSLKGEGGGLFPDLSAELRRWETAFDHQKARTTGVITPKAGFDPEYDQALAGIKTCEGELNDYLDRQKKRLGCKNMAYWGTGRNRYQMEVPDSVSDRNIPREYEVKSTKKGWKRYVTRETERLFSELQGFEEKRDSALKDCMRRLFYNFDQNYKDWKTAVECMAVLDVLLAFSRYSQGGDGPMARPEAVLPDSDRAPFLELAGSRHPCVTKTFFGDDFIPNDIFIGCLDSREEEGDGDATCVLVTGPNMGGKSTLMRQCGLVVILAQLGCFVPAERLRFTPVDRVFTRLGASDRIMSGESTFFVELSETASILHHATKHSLVLLDELGRGTATYDGTAIASAVVNELAERIRCRTLFSTHYHSLVEDYAKNPAVRLGHMACMVENECEDPSQETITFLYKFVSGACPKSYGFNAARLANLPEEVIQCGHDKAREFERSTGSLRLFRKICQFVEDKTLDNAYFASLIQMLHNL; encoded by the exons atggcgaagcaaagctccCTCTTTAATTTTTTCACCAAGTCTCCACCGCCGGTATCGAAGCCGAAGCCGAGTCCTTCGCCTGCCGAAGCAGATTTGCCTTCTTCCGTAGCGAATTCCAACTCGTCTCCAAAAGAGCAAGCTAAAGAGACGCAGCAACAGAAGAAAGCAAAGACCGGCGGCCTTGCACAGAAGAACAACCCCAAACCCGTAAAACTCGGATTCAACAAGCTGTTTGGTGACAAGGCTCCAGCGACGAAACAAAC CTCCCAGTGCCCATTTAACGCTGGCGCCCTCGTGTGGGCAAAACTGGAAGGTCACCCGTGGTGGCCGTGCATGGTGGTGCCCCAGCCTCTGAGTGGGCAGCAGATGAGGGGCCGAGGACGAGACCAACGCATACATGTCCATTTCTTCGATGAACCACCTACTAGGGGATGGGTCAGCACCAAATATGTCAGAGAGTACCGAG GGTCTGACAGCAGCGACGCTAAACCAGGAGGCCTTTTCTTTTGTGGGAAACCTGTAATCCAACAGGCAATGAAGCTTGCCGACGAGGTGATGTCCGACAGCCCCGACGAAAGGTTGACGATGCCTCTTTGTGTGGATCCGTCTGATGAAGAGGGTGAAGAAGAAATGGAG GTTGACAAGTCAACCATCAGTGAGGAAGAGTTcagtgaggaagagcaggaacctGAGAACGAGAAGTCGATGAAAGGCAGTCGCCGTTCGTCCCGTGCTTCGGCAATTAAGGGCAACAAGTCCAAGAGGCGTCGCATAATCGAAGCCTCGGACAGCGATGAGTCCGACGACGAATTCAAACCGGAGCAAGCTGCGTCCagcagtgaggatgaggaggaaggagcggCAGTCAGCAGTGAAGAAGAGGGAATGGCCCAGGAGACGGAAGAGGACAGCCCCGTAAAGCCCACGAAGCGCAAGCGACCAGCGGGCAAACCGGCGCCCACGAAAGCCAAGGTCCCTCTAACTCCctccaatccgcccaaacgagcTCCGGCGGCGGTTTCGGCGGACACAAAGTCTCGTTTGTCAGCGTTCTCTGCGCCCGAGAGTTTCGAGAGCCAGGCCAGCGGATCGGGCGTGGAGGGAGAAGCCACGGTTTGGGACcacgagaagctggagtggCTGCGGGACGGCAGGAGAAAAGACGGCGGGAGGCGTCGGCAGGGCTGCGAGGACTACGACCCCTCCACCCTGTACGTGCCAGAAGACTTCCTGAACAGGATCACCCCGGGGATGCGCCGCTGGTGGCAGCTGAAGTCCAAGATGTTCGATACCGTCATCTTCTACAAGGTCGGCAAGTTCTACGAGCTCTACCACATGGATGCTGTGATTGGCGTCAATGAGCTGGGGCTGACCTTCATGAAGGGCACGTGGGCACACTCGGGCTTCCCGGAGATCGGCTTCGGCCGTTTCTCCGACGGGCTCGTCCAGAAAGGCTACAAGGTGGCTCGGGTGGAGCAAACGGAGACCCCGGAGATGATGGAGGCGCGCTGCAAGGCCATGGCCAAGCCCACGAAGTTCGACCGCGTGGTCAGGAGGGAGGTGTGCAGGATCATCACCCGCGGCACCCAGACCTTCAGCGTGTTGGACGGCGCTCCCTCCGAGTCCCAGAGCAAGTTCCTGCTCAGCCTGAAGGAGAAGGCGGAGGAGGAAAGCTCCGGGCGAAGCCGCACCTACGGCGTCTGCTTTGTGGACACCTCTGTGGGTTACTTCCACGTAGGCCAGTTTCCGGACGACCGCCACTGCTCGCGCCTGCGCACCCTGATCGCCCACCACTCGCCCGCCGAAGTGCTTTTCGAGAAGGGGAACCCATCAGTGGAAACGCGCAAAATACTGAAGgcttctctgtcctctgctctccaggaGGGACTCAGCGCTGGGACGCAGTTCTGGGACGCTCAGAAGACCCTCAAAACCCTCTCTGAAGAGGATTACTTTAGAGAGGGTGCTGATAAAGGTCAGGCAGGGGGCAACAACAGTCCCCCGCCTCTCCTGAAGCAGATGACCTCTGAGAGCGATGCACTGGGCCTCACGCCCAAAGACGGCTACGACCTGGCGCTGTCGGCACTGGGCGGGTGCATCTTCTACCTGAAGAAGTGTCTGGTGGACCAGGAGCTACTGTCCATGGCCAACTTTGAAGAATATGTGCCAGTGGACGTGGAGATGGAGAAAGCCGCCGGACCGGCCAGTTTCTTCGCCCAGACTCGTCAGAGGATGGTCGTCGATGGCGTGACTCTCGCTAATTTGGAAATCTTTCAGAACGGCTCGGGGGGAAGCGAAGGGACTTTGCTTGAGCGCTTGGACACCTGCTGCACCCTGTTTGGAAAGAGACTGTTGAAGCAGTGGCTCTGCGCTCCCCTGTGCAACCCGTTGTCTATTAAAGACCGGCTGGACGCGGTGGAAGACCTGATGGGCCTTCAGGCCCAGGCCGGTGAGGTTTCAGACTTGCTAAAGAAGCTTCCAGATTTAGAGCGTCTGCTGAGCAAGATCCACGGCATCGGCACCCCTCTGAAGGGCCAGGACCACCCCGACAGCAGGGCGGTTCTCTACGAGGAGGTCACCTACAGCAAGCGCAAGATCGCGGACTTCCTGTCAGCGCTGGAGGGCTTCAAAACGATGCAGGAGATCATCTCTGTTCTGGCTTCTGTCTCGGGGGACTGCCAGTCCACACTGCTCCGGCAGGTCGTCAGTCTGAAAGGCGAAGGAGGCGGGCTCTTTCCGGACCTTTCCGCCGAACTCAGACGCTGGGAAACGGCCTTCGACCACCAGAAAGCACGCACCACGGGCGTCATCACCCCGAAAGCTGGCTTCGATCCCGAGTACGATCAGGCCCTGGCTGGTATCAAGACCTGCGAAGGAGAGCTCAACGATTACTTGGACAGGCAGAAGAAAAGGCTTGGTTGTAAGAACATGGCCTACTGGGGGACGGGGCGGAACCGCTACCAAATGGAGGTGCCCGACAGCGTCTCGGACAGGAACATTCCCCGGGAGTACGAGGTGAAGTCCACCAAGAAGGGCTGGAAGCGTTACGTAACCAGGGAGACGGAGCGGCTGTTCTCTGAGCTGCAGGGGTTCGAGGAGAAGAGAGACTCCGCGCTGAAAGACTGCATGAGGAGGCTGTTCTACAACTTTGACCAGAACTACAAGGACTGGAAGACTGCTGTGGAGTGCATGGCAGTGCTGG ACGTGTTGCTGGCGTTCTCACGCTACAGCCAGGGCGGAGACGGTCCGATGGCCAGACCAGAGGCGGTGCTGCCCGACAGTGACCGGGCACCCTTCTTGGAGCTGGCCGGGTCCCGCCATCCCTGCGTCACCAAGACGTTTTTCGGCGACGACTTCATCCCTAATGAcatcttcattggctgcctggacagcagggaagaggagggggacgGCGACGCCACCTGCGTCCTCGTCACAGGACCGAACATGGGCGGGAAGTCCACTCTGATGAGACAG TGCGGACTGGTGGTCATCCTGGCCCAGCTGGGCTGTTTTGTTCCCGCTGAGAGGCTGCGCTTCACGCCGGTCGACAGGGTCTTCACCCGCCTGGGCGCCTCCGATCGCATCATGTCCG GGGAGAGTACTTTCTTTGTGGAGCTCAGCGAGACTGCTAGCATCCTGCACCACGCCACCAAGCACTCCCTTGTGCTCTTGGACGAATTGG GAAGGGGCACGGCCACTTATGACGGCACCGCCATCGCCAGCGCCGTGGTGAACGAGCTCGCCGAGAGGATCCGCTGCCGCACCCTCTTCTCCACGCACTACCACTCCCTGGTGGAGGACTACGCCAAAAACCCCGCCGTGAGGTTGGGCCACATG GCTTGTATGGTGGAGAATGAATGCGAGGATCCGAGTCAGGAGACGATAACGTTCCTCTACAAATTCGTGTCCGGCGCCTGTCCAAAGAGCTACGGCTTCAACGCCGCCCGACTGGCCAACCTGCCGGAAGAGGTCATTCAGTGCGGCCACGACAAGGCCAGGGAGTTTGAGCGGAGCACCGGCAGCCTCCGACTGTTCAG GAAGATTTGCCAGTTTGTCGAAGACAAGACGCTGGACAACGCCTACTTCGCCTCCCTCATCCAGATGCTTCACAACCTGTAG
- the kcnk12 gene encoding potassium channel subfamily K member 12: protein MMPAQRLQGCRSLHLNEDNGRFVLLALLIVVYLLCGAAVFSAIERPSELRAHGRWNGTLLNFSETFNISLQELNSFLREYEAAIAAGIRADALRPRWDFTGAFYFVGTVVSTIGFGMTTPVTVSGKVFLIFYGLLGCAATILFFNLFLERIITLLAVVMKAVRERRIRNSGLLPPGIRHDFSAYSLPGWKPSVYHVMLILGLSALTISCCASAMYTPVEGWAYLDSLYFCFVSFSTIGFGDFVSSQSAAYEYQSLYRVANFLFMLMGVCCIYSLFNVISIVIKQVLNWMLEKMSCLFCQRCNKAGAFLGRRNAIRPGSKGRQARLGAAADSDGPWDSDTEGRRLSGEMISMKDLAASNKVSLAIMQKQLSESANGYPRTVCSSSLHNGFSGGVGALGIMNNRLAETSNSR, encoded by the exons ATGATGCCTGCCCAGCGTCTGCAGGGCTGCCGCTCCCTGCACCTCAACGAGGACAACGGCCGTTTCGTGCTGCTCGCCCTCCTCATTGTGGTGTACCTGCTGTGCGGCGCTGCGGTCTTCTCGGCCATAGAGAGGCCCTCGGAGCTGCGGGCGCACGGCCGCTGGAACGGGACGCTCCTCAACTTCAGCGAGACCTTCAACATCAGCCTTCAGGAGCTCAACTCCTTCTTGCGGGAGTACGAGGCTGCCATCGCCGCTGGGATCCGGGCTGACGCCCTGAGGCCGCGATGGGATTTTACAGgggctttttattttgttggaaCTGTGGTTTCGACTATAG GTTTTGGGATGACGACACCCGTGACGGTGTCAGGGAAGGTGTTCCTCATCTTCTACGGGCTTCTGGGCTGCGCCGCCACCATCCtcttcttcaacctcttcctggaGCGCATCATCACGCTGCTGGCTGTGGTGATGAAGGCCGTGCGGGAGCGACGAATCAGGAACAGCGGCCTCCTCCCGCCCGGCATCCGTCACGACTTCTCGGCGTACTCCCTCCCGGGCTGGAAGCCCTCGGTGTACCACGTGATGCTGATTCTTGGCCTGTCGGCCCTCACCATCTCCTGCTGCGCGTCGGCCATGTACACCCCAGTGGAGGGCTGGGCTTACTTAGACTCGCTCTACTTCTGCTTCGTCAGCTTCAGCACCATCGGCTTCGGGGACTTTGTGAGCAGCCAGAGCGCCGCCTATGAGTACCAAAGCCTCTACAGGGTGGCCAACTTCCTCTTCATGCTAATGGGGGTGTGCTGCATCTACTCGCTCTTCAACGTCATCTCTATTGTCATCAAGCAGGTCCTCAACTGGATGCTGGAAAAGATGAGTTGTTTGTTTTGCCAGCGATGCAATAAAGCCGGCGCCTTTTTGGGACGGCGCAACGCTATCCGGCCGGGGTCTAAGGGCCGCCAGGCCAGGCTTGGCGCTGCGGCTGACTCGGATGGGCCTTGGGACAGTGACACCGAGGGACGCCGACTATCGGGGGAGATGATCTCGATGAAAGACTTGGCAGCTTCCAATAAGGTGTCGCTGGCCATCATGCAGAAGCAGCTGTCGGAATCAGCCAACGGGTATCCCAGGACAGTCTGCAGCAGCTCGCTCCATAATGGATTTTCAGGCGGCGTCGGTGCCCTCGGTATCATGAACAACAGACTGGCAGAGACAAGCAATTCCAGGTAG